One genomic region from Prunus persica cultivar Lovell chromosome G3, Prunus_persica_NCBIv2, whole genome shotgun sequence encodes:
- the LOC18782894 gene encoding F-box/kelch-repeat protein At3g06240 has protein sequence MKRKRKSTSCATQIGNKDDHIQEMGPFITDLPKSIIHMVLLKIPTRSILLCKCVCKTWHGLISDPEFAQLHFAQAEVFPMVRPLGPARVSRTLYFVEPEDSSGSFLKDSGAYYRYRKRSDFHMILSKCKIPLRNAEQVISNHGNANVMLDRKHGTTRKPCIKIRRNDHKYNVVNSCNGLLCLSDPFSNDPAVVCNPITGEFINLPKGSKPENEKISIDCGFGFSPRTNEYKVIRMFKQGTPRPNRVAEIHTLGAGSWKSVGSAPYLASKLAFTTYVKGVLYWFCDEWSSLTIISFDLDTEKLQSVPSPPFGREKCRNVVMGVLGDCICVCHTDDLKIKFWTLNDSGAQELWRKNISIDTQDAGRWPYGSFKPMKYLQNGCLLMFNSHTNAFFYYHPRNHSPFIFLKLRGFKSDFEVFSHVPSFISLKDILVGKDVEVLNINSRCAGLKLLGETKALFLEEDIAELGSDFYSTDSCEDYED, from the exons atgaagaggaaaagaaagtcTACATCTTGTGCCACCCAAATAGGGAACAAGGATGACCACATTCAAGAAATGGGTCCTTTTATAACAGATCTTCCAAAGTCTATCATTCACATGGTTCTACTAAAGATCCCAACCAGGAGCATTCTCTTGTGCAAGTGTGTATGCAAGACTTGGCATGGTCTAATTTCAGACCCTGAATTTGCTCAGCTGCATTTTGCACAAGCAGAGGTCTTTCCCATGGTCCGGCCCTTGGGTCCCGCACGCGTGTCGAGAACCCTTTACTTTGTTGAGCCTGAAGATAGCTCTGGTTCCTTTTTGAAGGACTCTGGTGCATATTACCGTTATCGTAAGCGATCTGATTTCCACATGATTCTTTCCAAATGTAAAATCCCATTGCGCAATGCTGAGCAAGTAATCAGTAACCACGGTAATGCCAATGTGATGCTTGATAGGAAACATGGCACTACAAGAAAGCCTTGCATCAAGATAAGGCGAAATGATCACAAGTACAATGTGGTGAACTCGTGTAACGGCTTGCTTTGCCTGTCTGATCCATTCTCCAATGACCCTGCTGTTGTGTGCAATCCAATAACCGGAGAATTTATAAACCTTCCCAAAGGTTCTAAACCTGAGAATGAAAAGATTTCAATCGATTGTGGattcggattcagtccaaggACTAACGAATATAAGGTGATAAGAATGTTTAAGCAAGGGACCCCTCGTCCCAATAGGGTGGCGGAGATACACACACTTGGAGCAGGTTCATGGAAATCTGTTGGTAGTGCTCCCTACTTAGCTAGTAAGCTAGCATTCACCACCTATGTGAAAGGAGTGCTTTATTGGTTTTGCGATGAGTGGTCAAGTCTTACTATAATTTCTTTTGACTTGGATACTGAAAAGTTGCAATCAGTTCCATCCCCGCCTTTTGGACGGGAGAAATGTCGTAATGTGGTCATGGGAGTTTTGGGAGattgtatttgtgtgtgtCATACAGATGAtcttaaaatcaaattttggacACTGAATGATTCTGGTGCACAAGAACTTTGGAGGAAGAATATTTCGATTGATACCCAAGATGCTGGAAGGTGGCCGTATGGATCATTCAAACCCATGAAATACTTGCAGAATGGGTGTCTGTTGATGTTTAATTCTCATACTAATGCCTTCTTTTACTATCACCCAAGAAACCACAGTCCATTCATTTTTCTTAAGCTTCGTGGGTTCAAGTCAGATTTTGAGGTATTTAGTCATGTTCCGAGCTTTATTTCACTGAAGGATATTCTGGTGGGGAAGGATGTAGAAGTACTGAATATAAATTCAAG GTGTGCAGGTTTGAAGCTGCTAGGAGAGACCAAAGCTCTTTTTCTGGAGGAAGATATTGCAGAGTTGGGATCAGATTTTTATTCGACTGACAGTTGCGAAGATTACGAAGATTGA